One genomic window of Paracholeplasma manati includes the following:
- a CDS encoding glycogen/starch/alpha-glucan phosphorylase has translation MSNIFENASTFKKAFIEQVEKTYALDFKESSSYQQYVALGTLLKEHISLDWKETKKIEADQRQVYYFSMEFLMGRMITNNLMNAGVYDVVKSAFDDLGLDINEIEHKETDAGLGNGGLGRLAACFMDSVAALALPVHGNCIRYRYGFFKQKIENGYQVEYPDRWLKDIHVWEVRRDEEAVDIPFYGYIELSVTDGKLNVFHRNAEYVKAVPYDVPIVGYNNQVVNTLRLWSAEPSDRYQNQGGTFDYHKKLRQISEMLYPNDDTDEGKILRLKQQYLFSSAGVNAVIKKHKKLFGTLENLAEKAVFHINDTHPTLIIPELMRILVDEESMEWDHAWDITKRCVAYTNHTILAEALEKWPIRLFQPLLPRIYTITEEINRRFEIELKQRFGDNAREVENMQILKNGMVHMANLAIVGSFSVNGVAQLHTDILKDIEMRDFAQYYPNKFNNKTNGITHRRWVLQSNPEIVSILKDTIGDGWITDTSKLEGLVQFADDASVQKRFEAMKLARKQALADKIYKEQGVKLNPHAIFDIQVKRLHEYKRQLMNALHIMYLYNELKSNPEMRKQFYPQNFIFGAKAAPTYWFAKKVIKLINTIAEKVNNDPETNDLLKVVFVEDYNVTYAETIMPAADLSEQISTASKEASGTGNMKFMMNGAITIGTLDGANVEIADFVGQENIIIFGLNAKEVTDIYKKGNYQPYEMYQRDPRIKKVLDQLTNGFFTNVQPNEFEEIRRNLLDRDVYLVLKDFDAYVAAQAKANKLYQNRAAWLKMSIMNTAKSGFFSTDRTMEEYNKDIWHVNKIK, from the coding sequence ATGTCAAATATATTTGAAAATGCGTCTACGTTTAAGAAAGCATTCATCGAACAAGTGGAAAAGACATATGCACTCGATTTTAAAGAATCCAGTAGTTATCAACAATATGTCGCTCTAGGGACTTTACTCAAAGAGCACATTTCACTCGACTGGAAAGAAACCAAGAAAATCGAAGCGGATCAACGTCAAGTCTACTATTTCTCGATGGAGTTTTTGATGGGACGTATGATTACCAATAACTTAATGAATGCAGGGGTTTATGATGTCGTTAAATCGGCGTTTGATGACCTCGGATTAGACATCAATGAAATCGAACACAAAGAAACCGATGCCGGGTTAGGCAACGGTGGCTTGGGTCGTTTAGCGGCTTGTTTCATGGACTCTGTCGCTGCTTTAGCATTACCAGTCCATGGTAACTGCATCCGCTATCGCTACGGATTCTTTAAACAAAAAATCGAAAATGGCTATCAAGTAGAATACCCTGACCGTTGGTTAAAAGACATCCACGTTTGGGAAGTCAGACGCGATGAAGAAGCGGTAGATATTCCATTTTATGGGTATATCGAACTATCTGTAACCGATGGTAAGCTCAATGTGTTCCACCGCAATGCCGAATACGTTAAAGCTGTACCATATGATGTGCCAATTGTTGGGTATAACAACCAAGTCGTAAACACCCTACGTCTATGGAGTGCTGAACCCAGTGACCGCTATCAAAATCAAGGTGGCACATTTGATTACCATAAGAAATTAAGACAAATTTCGGAAATGCTTTACCCAAATGATGATACCGATGAAGGTAAAATCTTAAGACTTAAACAACAATACTTATTCTCAAGTGCAGGGGTTAACGCTGTCATCAAAAAACACAAGAAGTTGTTTGGTACTTTAGAAAACCTAGCAGAAAAAGCGGTATTCCATATCAACGATACCCACCCAACGTTAATCATTCCTGAATTGATGCGTATTTTGGTCGATGAAGAATCGATGGAATGGGATCATGCTTGGGATATCACCAAGCGTTGTGTCGCTTATACCAACCATACCATCTTAGCAGAAGCGTTGGAAAAATGGCCAATCCGTCTATTCCAACCCCTATTACCAAGAATTTATACCATCACAGAAGAAATCAACCGTCGTTTTGAAATTGAACTCAAACAACGCTTTGGCGATAATGCGAGAGAAGTTGAAAACATGCAAATCCTTAAAAATGGCATGGTTCACATGGCTAATTTAGCGATTGTTGGGTCATTTTCAGTGAATGGGGTTGCACAACTGCATACCGATATCTTAAAAGACATCGAAATGCGTGATTTTGCCCAATACTATCCGAACAAGTTTAACAATAAAACCAACGGGATTACCCACCGTCGTTGGGTCTTACAATCCAATCCGGAAATCGTATCGATTTTAAAAGACACCATCGGGGATGGTTGGATTACCGACACCTCAAAATTGGAAGGTTTGGTTCAATTCGCCGATGACGCATCGGTCCAAAAACGTTTTGAAGCGATGAAACTGGCTAGAAAACAAGCTTTAGCCGATAAGATTTATAAGGAACAAGGCGTAAAACTCAACCCGCATGCGATATTCGATATCCAAGTCAAACGTCTTCATGAATACAAACGTCAATTGATGAATGCTTTACACATCATGTATCTATACAATGAGTTGAAGTCAAACCCAGAAATGCGTAAACAATTCTACCCACAAAACTTTATTTTTGGTGCGAAAGCTGCACCGACTTATTGGTTTGCGAAAAAGGTCATCAAACTCATCAATACGATTGCTGAAAAAGTCAATAATGACCCTGAAACCAATGACTTATTAAAAGTGGTCTTTGTTGAAGATTATAATGTTACCTATGCAGAAACCATCATGCCGGCTGCCGATTTGTCTGAACAAATCTCAACAGCGTCAAAAGAAGCTTCTGGTACTGGGAACATGAAGTTTATGATGAATGGTGCGATTACCATTGGTACCCTAGATGGTGCAAACGTTGAAATCGCTGATTTTGTCGGTCAAGAAAACATCATTATCTTTGGTCTAAATGCCAAAGAAGTCACAGATATCTATAAAAAAGGCAATTATCAACCGTATGAAATGTATCAAAGAGATCCAAGAATCAAGAAAGTCTTAGACCAATTGACCAATGGATTCTTCACCAATGTACAACCCAATGAGTTTGAAGAAATTAGAAGAAACCTACTAGACAGAGATGTCTACTTGGTACTTAAAGATTTCGATGCCTATGTGGCAGCCCAAGCCAAAGCCAATAAGCTTTATCAAAACAGAGCAGCATGGCTCAAAATGTCGATCATGAATACAGCGAAATCTGGATTCTTCTCCACCGATAGAACGATGGAAGAGTATAACAAAGACATTTGGCACGTCAATAAAATTAAATAA
- a CDS encoding RecX family transcriptional regulator, with product MKVEKLERIRYGYKVTIDGQVFALDEETIVVFKLRKDTEMDDKTWKKVLEADKINIQKRKAIVHLKKPQTVYEFKSYLRNLGVSESNIESWTSTYKKLGYLDDFEYGKLLVEGYQSKYGSKKIESLLKNKGIHPDVIERLLPKNDDVLKKLVQKSCKSIQKPTYIQAKNTIIRQWLGKGFIYEDIEKYVNAYLDPNRFNEADTIQKEFKKLKIKYERTYQGYQLKQKIIQALRQKGFNGQKIEQLYREMENDYVQDFE from the coding sequence ATGAAAGTTGAGAAATTAGAACGTATTCGTTATGGGTATAAAGTTACCATCGATGGGCAAGTCTTTGCTTTAGATGAAGAGACCATCGTCGTATTCAAACTTCGTAAAGATACAGAGATGGATGATAAGACATGGAAAAAAGTACTAGAAGCAGATAAAATCAATATTCAAAAACGCAAGGCGATTGTGCACCTCAAAAAGCCACAAACCGTCTATGAATTTAAATCTTATCTAAGAAACTTAGGTGTGAGTGAATCAAACATTGAATCATGGACCTCAACCTATAAAAAACTGGGCTATTTAGATGATTTCGAATATGGTAAACTATTGGTAGAAGGGTATCAATCCAAATATGGTTCAAAAAAGATTGAATCACTCCTTAAAAACAAAGGGATTCATCCCGATGTGATTGAACGATTATTACCGAAAAACGACGATGTTTTAAAAAAACTTGTCCAAAAATCCTGTAAATCGATTCAAAAACCGACATATATTCAAGCTAAAAATACCATTATTAGACAATGGTTAGGTAAAGGCTTTATTTATGAAGATATCGAGAAGTATGTAAATGCCTATTTGGATCCAAATCGCTTCAATGAAGCAGATACGATTCAAAAAGAATTTAAGAAATTGAAAATCAAGTACGAGCGTACTTATCAAGGCTATCAACTGAAACAAAAAATCATCCAAGCACTTCGACAAAAAGGGTTTAACGGTCAAAAGATCGAACAACTATACCGAGAAATGGAGAATGATTATGTACAAGATTTCGAATGA
- a CDS encoding ABC transporter permease: protein MQNILTIVQKELRRFFTDRRMLITLILPGLMIFLLYSLMGSIMQETDTIPEDYVYQVYVINPVTEFVPIDQTDLYTIETHVITTEDISTIKTQIADKTVDLLIIYEPDFYNLMMAYNTSSGTMAPKVELFHNTSKNESYTIYNYYLYSLNNFESTITNKFDINRDAIPYNLASATDMSIQFVTMLVPFLLITFLFTASLSIASESIAGEKERGTITTLLTTPTKRSEIALGKIIALSITALASAASSFIGLMLSLPKLIGEDFTMAMYDVGTYVLLFSVIISTVLIFVVLISIISAYAKTIKEASSLAMPFMIIIMLVGISSMLGSSTTDTLMYFIPVYNSVQSIGFILGLSVNYLHLFITIVINLVLVGLGTWLLTRMFNSEKIMFNK, encoded by the coding sequence ATGCAAAACATCCTAACAATTGTTCAAAAAGAATTGCGTCGCTTTTTTACTGACCGACGCATGCTCATCACATTGATATTGCCTGGTTTGATGATTTTTCTACTATACTCGTTGATGGGGTCTATCATGCAAGAAACAGATACCATTCCCGAAGATTATGTCTATCAAGTCTACGTCATCAATCCAGTAACAGAATTCGTACCGATCGATCAAACCGATCTTTATACGATTGAAACTCATGTCATCACGACTGAGGATATCTCAACAATCAAAACTCAGATAGCCGATAAAACCGTTGATTTGTTGATCATTTATGAACCTGACTTTTACAACCTCATGATGGCTTATAACACCTCTTCAGGTACCATGGCTCCAAAGGTTGAACTATTCCATAATACCTCTAAAAATGAATCTTACACCATTTATAATTATTATTTATATAGTTTAAATAACTTCGAATCGACCATAACCAATAAGTTTGACATCAATCGAGACGCTATCCCTTATAATCTCGCGAGTGCAACCGATATGTCGATTCAATTTGTAACGATGTTGGTGCCATTTTTGCTCATTACTTTCCTATTCACAGCTTCCTTGAGCATCGCAAGCGAATCGATTGCCGGTGAAAAAGAACGCGGAACCATCACAACCCTATTAACCACACCGACGAAGCGAAGTGAAATTGCCTTGGGTAAAATCATCGCACTATCCATCACCGCTTTGGCCAGTGCCGCATCTAGTTTTATCGGACTCATGCTATCCTTACCAAAACTCATCGGTGAAGATTTCACCATGGCCATGTATGATGTTGGTACGTACGTTTTACTATTCAGTGTAATCATCTCTACCGTTCTCATCTTTGTTGTGTTGATTTCCATCATCAGTGCATACGCAAAAACCATCAAGGAAGCATCTTCACTGGCTATGCCTTTCATGATCATCATCATGTTGGTTGGGATATCGAGCATGTTAGGATCAAGCACCACAGATACCCTGATGTATTTCATCCCTGTTTACAATTCAGTTCAATCCATTGGTTTTATCCTGGGGTTATCGGTAAATTACTTACACCTATTCATCACCATCGTGATCAACTTGGTATTGGTTGGTTTAGGCACATGGTTGCTGACACGAATGTTTAATTCTGAAAAAATCATGTTTAATAAATAA
- a CDS encoding S41 family peptidase, whose product MDLVKNKKIYVSIIISLVIGFLSGCEVTLPTFLTKPDLYEIYSILDQYYYKDLDFKLEDVESVEALFERLDDPYTYMYVPNTRTIELDESYYGIGVTIIDDDLGLLVGNVNPLANLNGKVYIGDIITAINDTVLETLSYEEKTALLSGELNDEFNLTIQRGDQVTTTTVTISEIPINSVTSTVYENKIAYIDINRFAGKTGLAFRTELALVGAQNPTGLIIDVRDNGGGYLTAVVDIIAQFATGNEPVVTMHRIYDDHKTNYYGNPDNVKKTYPIVILMNEHSASASEVLAMALRENGSYPLLGTQSFGKFVYQTTFVLNRQGKEMYLNMTEGFWYSPNGNTVEGGIVPDVVIEQSGLLSRTYPVYIQEWILGDDLTEFQALIDVLNMTEDSLEDRFDVLTLDADLSTKISAYQTQFNLQVTGTLNYETTMHLIDAYRLYREQVNYDLQLQQAIAWMVNDES is encoded by the coding sequence GTGGATTTAGTAAAGAATAAGAAAATCTATGTATCGATCATCATCAGCCTAGTCATAGGTTTTTTAAGTGGGTGTGAAGTCACATTACCCACTTTTTTAACTAAACCAGACCTGTATGAGATCTATTCGATTTTAGATCAGTACTACTACAAAGACTTGGATTTTAAACTAGAAGATGTGGAAAGTGTCGAAGCGTTATTTGAACGATTAGATGACCCATATACTTACATGTATGTCCCCAACACCCGAACCATTGAACTCGATGAATCCTATTATGGTATCGGTGTAACCATCATCGATGATGACTTGGGACTACTGGTTGGCAATGTCAATCCTTTGGCCAATTTGAATGGTAAAGTGTACATTGGTGACATCATCACCGCCATCAATGATACTGTACTAGAAACGTTATCTTATGAAGAAAAAACCGCTTTATTATCCGGTGAACTCAATGATGAATTCAATTTGACCATCCAACGGGGTGATCAAGTAACGACTACCACAGTGACGATCAGTGAAATACCCATCAATTCTGTGACATCAACAGTGTATGAGAATAAAATAGCTTATATTGATATCAACCGATTTGCTGGAAAAACAGGGCTCGCATTCAGAACTGAACTCGCCTTGGTTGGAGCCCAAAATCCGACAGGTTTGATCATCGATGTCAGAGACAATGGGGGCGGCTATTTAACCGCAGTTGTCGATATCATCGCACAGTTCGCAACAGGGAATGAACCTGTCGTGACCATGCACCGAATCTATGATGACCACAAAACCAATTATTATGGCAACCCTGATAATGTTAAGAAAACATATCCAATTGTCATTTTAATGAATGAACATAGTGCGTCCGCGTCAGAAGTATTGGCGATGGCGTTAAGAGAAAATGGTAGTTATCCACTATTAGGCACCCAATCTTTTGGTAAATTTGTGTATCAAACCACCTTTGTTTTGAATCGACAAGGGAAAGAAATGTATCTCAATATGACGGAAGGTTTTTGGTATTCTCCAAATGGCAACACTGTAGAAGGTGGAATTGTTCCGGATGTCGTCATCGAACAAAGCGGTTTACTATCGAGAACATATCCTGTTTATATACAGGAATGGATATTGGGCGATGATTTGACTGAATTTCAAGCGCTAATTGACGTCTTAAATATGACTGAAGATAGCCTTGAAGACCGCTTTGATGTGCTCACCTTGGATGCAGATTTATCGACAAAAATCAGTGCCTATCAAACGCAGTTTAATCTACAAGTCACTGGTACACTTAATTATGAAACAACCATGCACTTAATCGATGCCTATCGTTTATATCGAGAACAAGTCAATTATGACTTACAACTCCAACAAGCAATTGCCTGGATGGTGAACGATGAAAGTTGA
- a CDS encoding helix-turn-helix transcriptional regulator: MQNRLEALRKQYNVKQETFAEAIGVSRQTISSIETGKYNPSIILAIKIARYFNLAVEDIFIFEEA; encoded by the coding sequence ATGCAAAATCGACTGGAAGCACTTAGAAAACAATACAATGTCAAACAAGAAACATTTGCAGAAGCGATAGGTGTATCAAGACAAACCATCAGTTCCATTGAAACGGGCAAATATAATCCTTCGATCATATTAGCCATAAAAATTGCGAGATATTTTAATCTTGCTGTAGAAGACATCTTTATTTTTGAGGAGGCATAA
- a CDS encoding YitT family protein produces the protein MIKKLAIEYAQIAFGVTIMTLGFYFFLLPENLVIGGVMGIAVIFKAQINPSIIVFILNTFLLFLGLIVLGKDFFMKTIFGSLASPVILFILETLGANDAWIMNQLTESKLLIAAVSGSILVGVGLGIVFRFGGTTGGMDVLQSIIHKKLHIPYQIIFYFTDGLVVLLSLVFFRDIELFIYAVASVFLISIIVDNVSIKGRAGQTIFVVTKKPDLIKQAIYDTIDRGCTLIDSEGGFSGHKGKMVICTMRNREVNKMRSVIERIDPESFTFMTDTKEAVGRGFSKE, from the coding sequence ATGATTAAAAAACTCGCAATTGAATATGCACAAATCGCTTTCGGGGTTACCATCATGACCCTTGGTTTTTACTTTTTTCTACTCCCTGAAAACCTCGTTATTGGGGGGGTCATGGGGATTGCAGTCATATTTAAAGCACAGATCAATCCTTCCATTATTGTCTTTATCCTCAATACATTTTTATTATTTTTAGGCTTAATTGTTCTAGGTAAAGATTTCTTTATGAAAACTATTTTCGGTTCACTGGCATCACCAGTGATTCTGTTTATATTAGAGACCCTCGGCGCGAATGACGCTTGGATTATGAACCAACTCACCGAATCGAAATTGCTCATCGCTGCAGTTTCAGGCTCTATTTTGGTAGGTGTAGGTTTGGGTATTGTATTCCGCTTTGGCGGTACTACCGGTGGGATGGATGTCTTACAAAGCATCATTCATAAAAAACTGCACATCCCTTACCAAATCATATTTTATTTCACCGATGGGTTAGTTGTTTTACTATCCTTGGTATTCTTTAGAGACATTGAACTATTCATTTATGCAGTCGCGAGCGTGTTCTTGATTTCAATCATCGTCGATAACGTATCGATTAAAGGACGCGCTGGTCAGACCATATTTGTGGTTACTAAGAAACCAGATTTAATCAAACAAGCGATTTACGATACGATTGACCGTGGTTGTACACTGATCGATTCTGAAGGTGGATTCAGTGGTCACAAAGGCAAAATGGTCATCTGTACGATGCGTAATCGTGAAGTCAATAAAATGCGATCGGTCATTGAACGCATCGATCCTGAGTCGTTTACCTTTATGACCGATACGAAAGAGGCGGTTGGACGTGGATTTAGTAAAGAATAA
- a CDS encoding ABC transporter ATP-binding protein — protein MNVLFSVKDITKTFNLSKKQQKILKTKETKKVAVKSLSFDAYEGEIYGLLGPNGAGKTTTLRIASSLIKPDTGDVLIQGFSVVKDPAEVRRRIGFLTSELKLEDFFTPNYLFDYFSRLHGIPETTIKTRKQMLFDQFGIHPFCEVKVSDLSTGMKQKVSLAISIAHDPDIIIFDEPTNGLDIITAKTVTDFLIDLKNQGKTIILSTHIFSLVEKLCDRVGIIIDGEMVYTNTVSEILKTSDLETLFFSLYASHGGNF, from the coding sequence ATGAATGTACTATTTTCTGTAAAAGACATCACTAAAACATTTAATTTATCCAAAAAACAACAAAAGATTTTGAAGACCAAGGAAACCAAAAAAGTCGCTGTTAAGTCGCTATCCTTCGATGCTTATGAAGGCGAAATTTATGGGTTATTAGGGCCCAATGGTGCTGGTAAAACCACGACACTACGTATTGCGAGCTCGCTCATAAAACCCGATACAGGTGACGTCCTGATCCAAGGCTTTTCTGTGGTCAAAGACCCAGCTGAAGTCAGACGACGTATTGGTTTTTTGACCAGCGAACTCAAACTTGAAGATTTTTTCACACCCAATTACTTGTTTGATTATTTTTCTAGGCTACATGGGATTCCTGAAACAACCATTAAGACACGAAAACAAATGCTATTTGATCAATTTGGTATCCACCCTTTTTGTGAAGTGAAGGTTTCAGATTTATCCACAGGGATGAAACAAAAAGTATCTTTAGCCATTTCCATTGCGCATGACCCAGACATCATCATATTTGATGAACCTACCAATGGGCTAGACATCATCACAGCGAAAACCGTCACTGATTTCCTCATCGATTTAAAAAACCAGGGAAAAACCATCATTTTATCTACCCATATTTTTAGTTTGGTTGAAAAGTTATGTGACCGCGTTGGCATCATCATTGATGGTGAAATGGTCTATACCAATACCGTATCAGAAATATTAAAAACATCTGATCTTGAAACCCTCTTCTTCAGTTTATACGCATCTCATGGAGGTAACTTCTAA
- the glgB gene encoding 1,4-alpha-glucan branching protein GlgB, protein MYKISNDDAYFFMQGKLYDAHRIFGAHLIKDDQGYITGTRFTVYAPNAVMVSVVGEFNNWQEHAHTLSKIDDIGVWSIEIPWNLEWAKYKYVIFTNQGKLYKADPYAKFAENRPNTASKVYDIDGYEWHDQDWMYTKTKVYDKPVMIYEMHMGSWRTKYGQFFQFNEIVEQLIQYLKEQNFTHVELMPIYEHPLDDSWGYQGTGYFAATARYGVPKDLMYMIDRLHQEGFGIIIDWVPGHICKDAHGLYFFDGSPLYEHDESWKRENEVWGTANLDLSKPQTRSFLISNACYWMDYFHVDGFRVDAVSNLLYYLGDSRNGTDQGAIDFLRQLSHVIFGKDDRILFMAEDSTAFEGVTKPVDAGGIGFNYKWNMGFMNDVLRYFKRDPIHRKWHHHDITFGLTYAFSEQFVLPFSHDEVVHGKGTLLTRMPGDYWQKFANYRLLMGLYMTHPGKKLLFMGQEFAHFQEWSVHRQLDWNLYEFKSHHSANEFVRDLLYLYKSEGALHELDHQKEGFEWIDSTNADQSIFSYIRYGKNREDHVIVVLNMTPVVYHQYEIGVPMKGTYDEIINSDLLKYGGSDQYNGLPLHTHEGQCHGQEQFVKMTIGPLTALILKYCK, encoded by the coding sequence ATGTACAAGATTTCGAATGACGATGCTTATTTCTTTATGCAAGGCAAACTGTACGATGCCCATCGCATTTTTGGTGCTCACTTAATCAAAGATGACCAAGGGTACATCACAGGGACAAGATTCACTGTGTACGCACCGAACGCGGTCATGGTTTCCGTGGTTGGCGAGTTTAACAATTGGCAAGAACATGCCCATACATTAAGCAAAATCGACGATATCGGTGTCTGGTCGATTGAGATTCCTTGGAATTTAGAATGGGCAAAATATAAATACGTGATTTTCACCAACCAAGGTAAATTGTATAAGGCAGACCCTTATGCAAAATTTGCCGAAAATAGACCGAATACCGCATCGAAAGTCTATGATATCGATGGGTATGAATGGCACGACCAAGACTGGATGTATACGAAAACCAAAGTATATGACAAACCTGTGATGATTTATGAAATGCACATGGGCTCCTGGCGTACCAAATACGGACAATTCTTTCAATTCAATGAAATTGTCGAACAATTGATTCAATACCTCAAAGAACAAAATTTCACCCATGTGGAATTGATGCCAATATATGAACACCCACTCGATGATTCATGGGGCTATCAAGGCACAGGTTATTTCGCAGCTACCGCAAGATATGGGGTGCCCAAAGACTTGATGTACATGATTGACCGTTTACACCAAGAAGGGTTTGGCATCATCATAGACTGGGTTCCTGGCCACATTTGTAAGGATGCCCATGGTTTGTATTTCTTTGATGGTTCACCATTATATGAACACGATGAATCATGGAAACGTGAAAATGAAGTTTGGGGTACTGCCAACCTCGATTTATCAAAACCACAAACCAGAAGTTTCCTTATTTCCAATGCGTGTTATTGGATGGACTATTTCCATGTCGATGGGTTTAGAGTCGACGCTGTTTCTAACCTATTATATTACTTGGGTGACTCTCGTAACGGTACCGACCAAGGGGCCATTGACTTCTTAAGACAACTTTCTCACGTCATTTTTGGGAAAGATGACCGCATTCTATTCATGGCAGAAGACTCCACCGCATTTGAAGGTGTCACCAAGCCAGTAGATGCAGGTGGGATTGGTTTTAACTACAAGTGGAACATGGGTTTCATGAACGATGTCCTCAGGTATTTCAAACGTGATCCAATTCACCGTAAATGGCATCACCATGACATTACCTTTGGTTTAACCTATGCATTTTCCGAACAGTTTGTTTTACCATTCTCACACGATGAAGTCGTTCATGGCAAAGGTACTTTACTCACGAGAATGCCAGGCGATTATTGGCAAAAATTCGCGAACTATCGTTTGTTGATGGGGCTATATATGACCCACCCAGGGAAGAAACTCTTATTCATGGGTCAAGAGTTTGCACACTTTCAAGAATGGAGTGTTCACCGTCAACTCGATTGGAACTTATATGAATTTAAATCACACCATTCAGCCAATGAATTTGTCAGAGATTTACTCTATTTATATAAGTCTGAAGGTGCATTACATGAACTTGACCATCAAAAGGAAGGGTTTGAATGGATCGATTCGACCAACGCCGACCAATCCATTTTCTCCTATATTAGATATGGTAAAAATCGTGAAGACCATGTGATTGTCGTACTCAATATGACGCCAGTGGTCTACCATCAATATGAAATTGGTGTACCGATGAAAGGTACGTATGATGAAATCATCAACAGCGATCTTTTAAAGTACGGTGGATCAGACCAATACAACGGTTTACCGCTGCATACACATGAAGGTCAATGTCATGGACAAGAACAGTTCGTTAAGATGACCATTGGGCCGTTAACGGCACTTATACTGAAGTATTGCAAATAA
- the prfB gene encoding peptide chain release factor 2 — protein sequence MERYELNKYLESFDSRLADLQKALDMDNLKQQFLENSRLMSAADFWDDVKSAQKMIEKTNQQKEQIDTYESLYQQYKALEELAAVTDDQSEDFLMITDEVYVLDKALKTFETLTLLNEPYDDLPAILELHPGAGGTESQDWCEMLYRMYQRYAVRKNYKIEVLDYQAGEEAGIKSVTIRIKGKYAYGYLKSEHGVHRLVRISPFDSNARRHTSFVSVEVMPEIDQRIDIQIKDEDIKVDVYRSSGAGGQSVNTTDSAVRVTHLPTNIVVTCQNERSQIKNKEVAMDILRSKLAVLEIEKQKKLLSEIKGEQKDIGWGSQIRSYVFHPYQMVKDHRTDYETSQTVSVMDGEIDGFINAYLKSGD from the coding sequence ATGGAACGTTATGAATTAAATAAATACTTAGAGTCCTTTGATTCGCGTTTAGCGGATTTACAAAAAGCACTCGACATGGACAATTTAAAACAACAGTTTTTAGAAAACAGCCGATTGATGTCCGCGGCTGATTTTTGGGATGATGTCAAAAGCGCTCAAAAGATGATTGAAAAAACCAATCAACAAAAAGAACAAATTGACACCTATGAGTCGTTATATCAACAATACAAGGCATTAGAGGAACTCGCAGCCGTCACCGATGATCAATCGGAGGACTTTTTAATGATCACAGATGAGGTTTATGTCTTAGATAAAGCATTGAAGACTTTTGAAACATTGACTTTATTAAATGAACCTTATGACGATTTACCAGCCATTTTAGAACTCCATCCAGGGGCTGGCGGTACCGAGTCACAAGACTGGTGTGAAATGCTTTATCGCATGTATCAACGGTACGCGGTACGAAAAAACTATAAGATTGAAGTATTGGATTATCAAGCAGGTGAAGAGGCTGGCATTAAAAGTGTGACCATTCGCATCAAAGGTAAGTACGCTTATGGCTATTTGAAGAGCGAACATGGCGTCCATCGCTTGGTTCGAATCTCTCCATTTGATTCCAATGCGCGAAGACACACCTCGTTTGTGTCTGTCGAAGTGATGCCAGAAATCGATCAACGGATCGATATTCAAATCAAAGACGAAGACATTAAAGTGGATGTCTATAGAAGCAGTGGCGCAGGTGGACAAAGTGTCAATACCACCGATAGTGCCGTTCGTGTGACCCATTTACCGACCAACATCGTTGTTACGTGTCAAAATGAACGCAGCCAAATCAAAAATAAAGAAGTCGCGATGGACATTTTACGTTCAAAATTAGCGGTATTAGAGATTGAAAAACAAAAGAAATTACTTTCCGAAATCAAAGGGGAACAAAAAGACATTGGTTGGGGTTCACAAATCCGCTCCTATGTGTTCCACCCCTATCAAATGGTGAAAGACCATCGAACAGATTATGAAACCAGTCAAACGGTTTCTGTGATGGATGGCGAAATCGATGGCTTCATCAACGCGTACTTAAAGTCAGGTGATTAG